Proteins from a single region of Hydra vulgaris chromosome 12, alternate assembly HydraT2T_AEP:
- the LOC100209499 gene encoding adenylate cyclase type 9 isoform X1: MNANESTNECIECLQYEDTSQCLVNIPLMEHHNSKEKLKSCTIENKSSPKRLLPLFFERASSNIFNPCFDSEVLETEFKNLSMSLDKSLSEMGLLYIAFTSLLLTILFAVSHTAAQSYIFISVSCGTATIIAALLYIVTHFLRHQQEPKIAKAFLSIIVTVLYCGADVLSFFFIKEEEFSYGARFGLATCMIIVIYTMMPVLPLYVNMTLAIVFSITHETALSLTTKLPRDPYVTISSVLLHLCVHVIGYTTVFMACVRKRSTFWRICQSIVAKNDLEIDQRIKNRMIRSVMPKKVAEFLIKNGLKDQQLEQQVDLSKQKNPQFKSFRPFTMDKMENVSILFADIVGFTNMSANKKADDLVYLLNMLFGKFDELTKINNCEKISTLGDCYYCVAGCPEESVYHAISCIEMGLDIVEEIKSFRKKTGEEVDMRVGIHTGNVLCGIVGNRRRRFDVWSNDVNLANKMESKGQPGRVHFTIKTLESLNDQYFVEEGLGITYSNVFFKSYFILSRKNGLDSYKPWLNDDYAFRTHTDSIAQNDYEFSNFTKKRKEVNGTIETLHESHCETNHDGIEVTIRSSTSNNRVENKCIQSNTETLFQRQQFDNTFDVTYGMAVTESCLRETMRASDDNQLVKLIREKKKQKEYFFKPLLRWWTLTFIDVPDEKDVENEVERLPKKIKEENKMEKMFREEGFKHFKLNPKVLTFASPNVNYIFDIITNAFNLIGIVIATILLFFANMPNSLVATISVCLLCMFLILFYQTSKLMPQKIGDLKAQTESKEESHLLHQSDCQKASDNKKTPDEQTISNCATNYYKSLKNEMVSPWVTSHLLGGIIMCFPGVVVFSTYQDCTKNHWEKNKVDLFSMLMFVCFLHFCSFTQLSSLMKSVIAYAWAISFILLLLLFPSLNCMVRKNELEKLVITDIVVVVVVQIILITVLNRIHEQGVRANFYGDKEAAEQNNIALEQKHVAEWLVNDMFPRHVSKQLKYTKNVSKNYDMVGVLFATIDNFGGFYEESFEGGLECIRILHELVADFDNELMKSDDIEKIKTVYGTTFMAASGLNQTNKVDTVDLHHTHSHLKSLVDFAIVMQKSLDEFNANMLGFVFKLRCGFNAGPVTAGVMGTLKPQYDIWGDTVNLASRMDSTGVVDKIQVSEECMKKLEHFYTFEKRGTIPVKGKGLVSTYLLVGKKN; encoded by the exons atgaatgctaACGAATCGACAAACGAATGCATTGAATGTTTGCAGTACGAAGATACATCTCAATGTCTCGTAAATATACCACTGATGGAGCATCACAATAGTAAGGAGAAGTTAAAGTCGtgtacaatagaaaataaaagttctcCTAAAAGATTATTGCCTCTTTTCTTTGAAAGAGCTTCCTCTAATATTTTTAACCCTTGTTTTGATTCGGAGGTTTTAGAGAcggaatttaaaaatctaagcATGTCATTAGACAAAAGTTTGTCAGAAATGGGACTGCTTTACATCGCATTTACATCTCTTTTACTGACAATATTGTTTGCAGTCAGTCATACAGCTGCTCaatcttatatatttatatctgtCAGTTGTGGTACCGCAACAATTAtagcagcacttttatatattgTGACACATTTTCTGCGTCATCAACAAGAGCCAAAAATAGCTAAAGCATTTTTGTCTATTATAGTAACGGTCTTGTACTGTGGCGCTGATGTACTTTCGTTTTTCTTCATAAAAGAAGAAGAGTTTTCTTATGGTGCACGATTCGGATTGGCAACGTGTAtgataatagttatatatacaaTGATGCCAGTACTACCTCTATATGTAAATATGACATTAGcgatagttttttcaataacccATGAAACCGCTTTATCGCTCACAACAAAACTACCCAGAGATCCATATGTTACAATAAGTAGCGTGTTGCTACACTTATGCGTTCATGTTATTGGTTACACAACCGTTTTTATGGCATGTGTCAGAAAACGGAGCACATTTTGGCGCATTTGTCAGAGTATAGTTGCAAAAAATGATTTAGAGATTgatcaaagaataaaaaatcgTATGATAAGATCTGTTATGCCAAAAAAAGTTGCTGagtttctaattaaaaatggaTTAAAAGATCAACAACTTGAACAGCAAGTTGACTTATCGAAACAAAAAAACCCCCAGTTTAAATCGTTTAGACCTTTTACTATGGACAAGATGGAAAACGTAAGCATTCTGTTTGCAGACATAGTCGGCTTTACAAACATGTCAGCAAACAAAAAGGCCGATGATTTAGTTTATTTACTGAACATGCTTTTTGGAAAATTTGAcgaattaacaaaaattaacaactgTGAAAAAATCAGCACACTTGGCGATTGTTATTACTGTGTTGCTGGATGTCCAGAAGAATCAGTGTATCATGCCATTTCTTGTATTGAAATGGGTTTAGATAttgttgaagaaataaaaagttttagaaaaaaaactggaGAAGAAGTTGATATGCGTGTAGGAATTCATACTGGAAATGTATTATGTGGTATTGTTGGTAATAGAAGAAGAAGATTTGATGTTTGGTCAAACGACGTCAATCTTGCTAATAAGATGGAGtcaaaag GTCAACCCGGTAGAGtacattttacaattaaaacacTTGAGTCTCTCAATGATCAATATTTTGTAGAAGAAGGACTTGGAATTACTTACTCCAATGTGTTTTTCAAATCTTACTTTATCTTAAGTCGCAAAAATGGTTTAGATTCATATAAACCATGGCTGAATGATGATTATGCATTTAGGACACACACAGATAGTATTGCCCAAAACGATTAcgagttttcaaattttaccaAGAAAAGAAAGGAAGTGAACGGAACTATAGAAACTTTGCACGAAAGTcattgcgaaacaaatcatgaTGGTATAGAGGTTACTATTCGCTCCTCAACCTCAAATAACAGAGTTGAAAATAAATGCATCCAGAGCAATACTGAAACATTGTTTCAGCGCCAACAGTTTGACAACACGTTTGACGTTACCTACGGTATGGCAGTTACAGAAAGTTGCCTCAGAGAAACTATGAGAGCTTCCGATGACAATCAGCTTGTCAAACTTAttcgcgaaaaaaaaaaacagaaagagTACTTTTTCAAACCACTTTTACGGTGGTGGACGCTAACATTCATAGATGTACCGGACGAGAAAGACGTAGAAAATGAAGTAGAAAGactgccaaaaaaaattaaagaagaaaacaagatggaaaaaatgtttagaGAGGAAGGTTTCAAACACTTCAAACTTAACcctaaagttttaacatttgcCTCGccaaatgtaaattatatttttgacattattacAAACGCCTTTAACTTGATAGGAATCGTCATAGCAACAATACtattgttttttgcaaatatgcCAAACAGCCTTGTCGCTACTATTTCAGTTTGTTTATTGTGCAtgtttctaattcttttttatcaaacatcAAAACTTATGCCACAAAAAATTGGAGACTTGAAAGCTCAAACTG AATCCAAGGAGGAGAGTCATCTACTTCACCAATCTGATTGTCAAAAAGcatcagataataaaaaaacacctGATGAGCAAACCATATCAAATTGCGCAACAAATTACtataaatcgttaaaaaatgaaatggtTTCACCGTGGGTTACATCTCATCTCTTAGGAGGCATCATAATGTGTTTTCCAGGTGTTGTTGTGTTTTCTACATACCAAGACTGCACAAAAAATCACtgggaaaaaaataaagttgatcTTTTTTCGATGTTAATGTTCGTTTGTTTTTTACACTTTTGTAGTTTTACTCAACTGTCATCGTTAATGAAGTCGGTCATTGCATATGCGTGGGCAATTTCATTTATTCTGCTCCTTTTGCTCTTTCCTTCATTAAACTGCATGGTTCGAAAAAATGAACTAGAAAAACTTGTTATAACAGATATTGTTGTTGTGGTTGTTGTTCAAATAATCCTTATAACAGTTCTCAACCGCATACATGAACAAGGCGTCAGAGCAAACTTTTATGGAGATAAAGAAGCTGCagaacaaaataatattgctttAGAGCAGAAGCACGTTGCCGAATGGCTTGTGAACGACATGTTTCCTCGGCATGTttctaaacaattaaaatatacaaaaaacgtTTCAAAAAACTATGATATGGTTGGAGTTCTCTTTGCGACAATTGATAATTTTGGCGGGTTTTATGAAGAAAGTTTTGAAGGTGGTCTCGAGTGCATCCGTATATTACACGAGCTTGTTGCGGACTTTGATAACGAGTTAATGAAATCcgatgatattgaaaaaattaaaacagtgtaCGGAACGACTTTCATGGCTGCCTCAGGGTTGAATCAAACAAACAAAGTAGACACGGTTGACCTCCATCATACGCATTCACACCTAAAATCTTTAGTCGATTTTGCAATTGTAATGCAAAAATCTCTCGATGAATTTAATGCAAATATGTTAGGATTCGTTTTTAAATTACGTTGCGGGTTTAATGCTGGTCCTGTTACTGCCGGGGTTATGGGAACTCTTAAACCTCAGTATGATATATGGGGAGATACTGTTAATTTAGCCAGTAGGATGGATTCGACTGGAGTAGTTGATAAAATTCAAGTATCCGAAGAATGCATGAAAAAGCTAGAACATTTCTATACATTTGAAAAACGCGGAACAATACCAGTAAAAGGTAAAGGGCTTGTATCAACGTACCTACTTGTTGGAAAAAAGAATTGA